In Lycium ferocissimum isolate CSIRO_LF1 chromosome 11, AGI_CSIRO_Lferr_CH_V1, whole genome shotgun sequence, a single genomic region encodes these proteins:
- the LOC132037156 gene encoding uncharacterized protein LOC132037156 isoform X3, whose protein sequence is MEGSIKVKTNFTSLITGSGQNMVEEVDKVHIQLIMQLLNSRIRICISQMMMNFNSGYNQYQPSGGVPIQQQLAQFQKIKGPTTLTPSQYAEICKMMEQSQLGGQPSHSSNISHSANMTGSLHWEGEGDW, encoded by the exons ATGGAAGGTTCAATCAAGGTGAAAACAAATTTCACCAGTCTGATAACAGGTTCAGGGCAAAATATGGTAGAGGAGGTGGACAAAGTGCACATACAGCTCATAATGCAGTTGTTGAACAGCAGAATCAGAATATGCATATCTCAGATGATGATGAATTTCAATTCAGGTTACAATCAATATCAACCAAGTGGCGGTGTTCCTATACAACAACAACTGGctcaatttcaaaaaattaaaggtcCTACAACACTCACACCTTCTCAGTATGctgaaatttgcaaaatgatgGAGCAAAGTCAACTTGGTGGACAACCATCTCACTCCAGCAATATCTCTCATTCTGCAAACATGACAG GATCTCTTCACTGGGAAGGTGAAGGAGATTGGTAA
- the LOC132038283 gene encoding uncharacterized mitochondrial protein AtMg00820-like: protein MLDERVWITNVHNDIPYALSNYLTYDQLSSKYKAFVTSKPSVTEPATYVEANKDPRWIEAMQAEVDALQQNNTWQIVDLPKGKVPIGCKWIFKIKYKDSGEIQRFKASLTTKGYSQQERIDYQETFSPVIKMVTVRTVLAIVAAKK, encoded by the coding sequence ATGTTGGATGAAAGAGTTTGGATCACTAatgttcataatgatattcctTATGCATTGTCTAACTATCTAACTTATGATCAACTCTCATCTAAATATAAAGCTTTTGTGACCTCTAAGCCAAGTGTTACTGAACCTGCTACATATGTTGAAGCTAATAAAGATCCAAGATGGATTGAGGCTATGCAGGCTGAGGTAGATGCTCTTCAGCAAAACAATACTTGGCAGATAGTTGACTTACCAAAAGGCAAAGTTCCAATTGGTTGCAAATGGATCTTCAAGATCAAATATAAGGACAGTGGTGAAATTCAGAGATTTAAAGCAAGTTTGACGACAAAAGGATATAGTCAACAAGAGAGAATTGACTACCAAGAGACATTCAGCCCAGTCATCAAAATGGTAACAGTTAGAACAGTTTTGGCAATAGTAGCTGCAAAGAAATAG
- the LOC132037156 gene encoding uncharacterized protein LOC132037156 isoform X2, with the protein MEGSIKVKTNFTSLITGSGQNMVEEVDKVHIQLIMQLLNSRIRICISQMMMNFNSGYNQYQPSGGVPIQQQLAQFQKIKGPTTLTPSQYAEICKMMEQSQLGGQPSHSSNISHSANMTGETSTSQEEMSIHNADDQSREISFQADDPSGETSS; encoded by the exons ATGGAAGGTTCAATCAAGGTGAAAACAAATTTCACCAGTCTGATAACAGGTTCAGGGCAAAATATGGTAGAGGAGGTGGACAAAGTGCACATACAGCTCATAATGCAGTTGTTGAACAGCAGAATCAGAATATGCATATCTCAGATGATGATGAATTTCAATTCAGGTTACAATCAATATCAACCAAGTGGCGGTGTTCCTATACAACAACAACTGGctcaatttcaaaaaattaaaggtcCTACAACACTCACACCTTCTCAGTATGctgaaatttgcaaaatgatgGAGCAAAGTCAACTTGGTGGACAACCATCTCACTCCAGCAATATCTCTCATTCTGCAAACATGACAG GTGAAACAAGTACCAGTCAGGAGGAGATGAGCATACACAATGCTGATGATCAATCAAGGGAAATATCATTTCAAGCTGATGATCCATCAGGAGAAACATCATCCTAA
- the LOC132037156 gene encoding uncharacterized protein LOC132037156 isoform X1 produces the protein MEGSIKVKTNFTSLITGSGQNMVEEVDKVHIQLIMQLLNSRIRICISQMMMNFNSGYNQYQPSGGVPIQQQLAQFQKIKGPTTLTPSQYAEICKMMEQSQLGGQPSHSSNISHSANMTAQHTGETSTSQEEMSIHNADDQSREISFQADDPSGETSS, from the exons ATGGAAGGTTCAATCAAGGTGAAAACAAATTTCACCAGTCTGATAACAGGTTCAGGGCAAAATATGGTAGAGGAGGTGGACAAAGTGCACATACAGCTCATAATGCAGTTGTTGAACAGCAGAATCAGAATATGCATATCTCAGATGATGATGAATTTCAATTCAGGTTACAATCAATATCAACCAAGTGGCGGTGTTCCTATACAACAACAACTGGctcaatttcaaaaaattaaaggtcCTACAACACTCACACCTTCTCAGTATGctgaaatttgcaaaatgatgGAGCAAAGTCAACTTGGTGGACAACCATCTCACTCCAGCAATATCTCTCATTCTGCAAACATGACAG CACAACACACAGGTGAAACAAGTACCAGTCAGGAGGAGATGAGCATACACAATGCTGATGATCAATCAAGGGAAATATCATTTCAAGCTGATGATCCATCAGGAGAAACATCATCCTAA